A region of Prochlorococcus marinus subsp. pastoris str. CCMP1986 DNA encodes the following proteins:
- the purC gene encoding phosphoribosylaminoimidazolesuccinocarboxamide synthase: protein MNSKLKFIYEGKAKKIFAYEDSDKVIIEFKDDATAFNALKKAKFEGKGELNCLISSKIFEFLIKNNIPTHYIGLKNNNSMIAQKIKIIPLEVVLRNTAYGSLCKQTTIKPGTVLESPLIDFYLKNDTLNDPLLTKDRINLLKIVDEEELDFISNMTLKINKLLKKFFYNIKLDLVDFKLEFGYNSNGQIVLGDEISPDNCRLWDLNQKNGMIVSLDKDRFRNDLGGFIEAYSEINKRINNFI from the coding sequence ATGAATAGTAAATTAAAGTTTATTTATGAAGGTAAAGCAAAAAAAATATTTGCTTATGAGGATTCAGATAAAGTAATAATTGAATTCAAAGATGATGCAACTGCTTTTAATGCATTGAAGAAAGCTAAGTTTGAGGGCAAAGGGGAATTGAATTGTCTTATAAGTTCAAAAATATTTGAGTTTCTTATAAAAAACAACATACCAACGCATTACATTGGACTCAAAAATAATAATTCAATGATTGCTCAAAAAATAAAAATCATCCCCCTTGAAGTTGTTCTTAGAAATACCGCATATGGATCTCTGTGTAAACAGACTACAATCAAGCCAGGAACAGTTTTGGAAAGCCCCTTGATTGATTTTTATCTTAAAAATGATACTCTTAATGATCCTCTTTTAACAAAAGATAGAATTAATTTATTGAAGATAGTTGATGAAGAGGAACTAGACTTTATAAGTAATATGACATTAAAGATTAACAAACTTCTCAAAAAATTCTTCTACAATATCAAATTAGATCTTGTGGATTTTAAATTAGAGTTTGGCTATAACTCTAACGGGCAAATTGTTTTAGGTGATGAGATCAGTCCTGATAATTGCCGATTATGGGATCTGAATCAAAAAAATGGTATGATAGTAAGCCTTGATAAAGATAGATTTAGAAATGATTTAGGTGGCTTTATTGAAGCCTATAGTGAAATTAATAAAAGAATAAACAATTTTATTTAA
- the purD gene encoding phosphoribosylamine--glycine ligase produces MSINTINSKSSNKLENILIIGNGGRENALAWAIQKNDLIKKIYLLPGNAGSKKINKSERINLDLKNTKVLTSKLKFLNIDLIVIGPETPLAEGLGEVLRRNNFDVFGPGPDGAKLESSKSWAKEFMKDANIPTANFWKVKSLKEAKKIIFTSPNPLVVKADGLASGKGVFIPESKEASINATEEIFKGKFGNAGEIIVLEEKIEGPEVSVFALCDGKKYVLLPTAQDHKRLNENDKGPNTGGMGAYSPTPMMTKSLLETITKEIIEPTINSLLRKNIDYKGVLYFGLMITKSGPKVIEYNCRFGDPECQTIMPLMDKDFVILLQKCAKGNLLGNEKIKMSNKFSGCVIATSKGYPHNYKKGFPITYGNIDYEHCQIFDSGTSLNSKGEFITDGGRVLSIVCQGEDFNKVFEKAYKNLKEISFDGIYYRKDIGHQVRIKKIAERTN; encoded by the coding sequence ATGAGTATTAATACAATCAACTCTAAAAGTTCTAATAAATTAGAAAATATTTTAATAATTGGTAATGGCGGTCGAGAAAACGCATTAGCATGGGCTATTCAAAAAAATGACTTAATCAAGAAAATTTATCTACTCCCAGGTAATGCTGGTTCAAAAAAAATAAATAAATCTGAGAGAATTAATTTAGATTTAAAGAATACTAAAGTATTAACCTCAAAACTAAAATTTCTAAATATTGACTTAATAGTAATAGGACCAGAGACACCTTTGGCAGAGGGCTTAGGAGAGGTTCTTCGGAGAAATAACTTTGATGTGTTTGGTCCTGGACCAGATGGAGCCAAATTAGAATCAAGTAAATCTTGGGCAAAGGAATTTATGAAAGACGCAAATATTCCCACTGCAAATTTTTGGAAAGTTAAGTCATTAAAGGAAGCAAAAAAAATTATCTTTACATCTCCAAATCCATTAGTAGTAAAAGCTGACGGGTTAGCTTCAGGGAAAGGAGTTTTCATCCCTGAATCAAAAGAAGCATCTATAAATGCTACGGAAGAAATATTTAAGGGGAAATTTGGTAATGCTGGCGAAATAATTGTTTTGGAAGAAAAAATTGAGGGTCCAGAAGTTTCGGTTTTTGCTCTTTGCGATGGAAAGAAATATGTTTTACTTCCTACAGCTCAAGATCATAAACGACTTAATGAGAATGATAAAGGGCCAAATACGGGAGGAATGGGGGCTTATTCTCCTACTCCAATGATGACAAAAAGTCTTCTTGAAACTATTACTAAGGAAATAATTGAGCCTACAATTAATTCATTGTTGCGGAAGAATATCGACTACAAAGGGGTTCTATATTTTGGCTTAATGATCACAAAATCAGGACCAAAAGTTATAGAATATAACTGTAGATTTGGCGATCCTGAATGCCAAACAATAATGCCTTTAATGGACAAAGACTTTGTGATTCTTTTACAAAAATGTGCCAAGGGTAATCTTCTCGGAAACGAAAAAATTAAAATGTCGAATAAATTCAGCGGTTGTGTAATTGCAACTTCAAAAGGTTACCCTCATAATTATAAAAAAGGTTTTCCGATAACATACGGCAATATCGACTATGAACATTGTCAAATCTTCGATTCTGGAACATCATTAAATTCTAAAGGTGAATTTATTACGGATGGAGGGAGAGTGCTTAGTATTGTTTGTCAAGGCGAAGATTTTAATAAAGTTTTTGAAAAGGCTTATAAGAATTTAAAAGAAATAAGTTTTGACGGTATTTATTATAGAAAAGATATTGGTCATCAAGTCAGAATAAAAAAAATTGCTGAGAGGACTAACTAA